The proteins below are encoded in one region of Methanosarcina barkeri 3:
- a CDS encoding PKD domain-containing protein, which translates to MTIVFLGLVSAPVTHAETYNFVTSWAQNNYGHFDSPESTAVDSSGNVYVVDVDKNRIQKFDSKGNFITTWGSEGTGNGQFEDPEGIAVDSKGNVYVSDNKNNRIQKFDSNGQFIKKWGYSGTNNGQFNSPWGIAIDSSDNVYVADSGNNRYQKFDSNGNYLSQIGSSGGSNGQFKEPKSVSVDSKGNVYVADSGNNRIQKFDSKGKFVTTWGSYGYSGEGKFEYPRGIAVDTKSNVYVADSGNDRIQKFDSNGNYLTQWGSYGYSGEGKFYSPRGMAVDSSNNIYVIDTNNNRIQKFNSNGGFLAQWGGDCGWDSNPSPNGVAVDYSGNVYVADDSNNIQKYNSKGIFLFGFGSFSSINSHLDPNDVVVDSKGNVYVIDTSNNRIQKLSPNGSFITTWGSYGSGNGQFRSPKGIAMDSSGNIYVADTYNNRIQKFDSNGNFITGWGSRGSIDGQFYYPCGVAVDSSGNVYVADTDNQRIQKFDSNGYYLTQWGSSGNGNGQFRSPKGIAVDSSGNVYIADESNHRIQKFDSKGNFITTWGSYGSGNGQFKYPSDVAVDYSGNVYVADSYNDRIQKFAPPILPIPTAKFSSDITQGYAPLKVKFTDMSTNSPTSWKWTFGDGNTSTKQNPTYTYSKAGKYTVSLMVKNAAGSNTTTKTNYITVKSAIVKPVAEFSATPTSGKIPLTVKFTDKSTGTPTKWKWTFGDGNTSTKQNPTYKYSKTGKYTVTLTVTNAAGSNTVTKTNYITIVAKPVAAFSASPTSGKVPLTVKFTDKSTGYPASWKWTFGDGSTSTVQNPTHKYAKTGKYTVSLTVKNVIGSNTKTISNYITVK; encoded by the coding sequence TTGACTATCGTTTTTCTGGGATTGGTAAGCGCACCTGTTACGCACGCTGAAACTTATAATTTTGTTACAAGTTGGGCTCAAAATAATTATGGGCATTTTGATTCTCCAGAAAGTACTGCTGTAGATTCATCGGGTAACGTTTATGTTGTTGATGTAGATAAGAATCGAATTCAAAAATTTGACAGTAAAGGTAACTTCATAACTACGTGGGGTTCCGAAGGGACCGGGAATGGACAATTTGAGGATCCAGAAGGTATTGCTGTAGACTCCAAGGGCAATGTGTATGTTTCAGATAATAAAAACAATCGCATTCAAAAATTCGACAGCAATGGCCAGTTTATCAAAAAATGGGGTTATTCCGGCACCAATAATGGACAATTCAACAGCCCATGGGGAATTGCTATAGATTCCTCAGACAATGTTTATGTTGCCGATTCCGGAAACAATCGCTATCAAAAGTTTGACAGCAACGGCAATTACCTCTCACAAATAGGTTCTTCCGGTGGTTCTAATGGACAATTTAAAGAGCCAAAAAGTGTTTCTGTAGACTCTAAAGGCAATGTTTATGTTGCCGATTCCGGAAACAATCGCATTCAGAAATTTGATAGCAAAGGTAAATTCGTTACTACATGGGGTTCATATGGTTATAGTGGGGAAGGGAAATTTGAGTATCCAAGAGGCATTGCTGTCGACACTAAGAGCAATGTTTATGTTGCCGATTCCGGTAACGATCGTATTCAGAAGTTTGATAGTAACGGTAATTACCTTACTCAATGGGGTTCATACGGTTACAGTGGAGAAGGGAAATTTTACTCACCAAGAGGTATGGCCGTAGACTCTTCAAATAATATTTATGTCATCGATACCAATAATAACCGTATACAGAAGTTTAACAGTAATGGTGGATTCCTCGCTCAATGGGGTGGCGATTGTGGATGGGATTCGAATCCAAGTCCAAATGGTGTTGCTGTAGATTATTCTGGGAATGTTTATGTCGCCGATGATAGTAATAATATTCAGAAATATAACAGTAAAGGTATTTTTCTTTTCGGATTTGGTTCTTTTAGCAGTATAAACAGCCATCTGGATCCAAATGATGTTGTCGTAGACTCTAAAGGTAATGTTTATGTTATCGATACTTCCAATAATCGGATTCAGAAATTAAGTCCTAATGGCAGCTTCATTACCACATGGGGTTCTTACGGAAGCGGAAATGGACAATTCAGGTCTCCGAAGGGTATTGCTATGGATTCCTCAGGCAATATTTATGTTGCCGATACTTACAATAATCGCATTCAGAAGTTTGATAGCAACGGAAACTTCATAACAGGATGGGGTTCTCGGGGAAGCATTGATGGACAATTTTATTATCCATGCGGTGTCGCTGTAGATTCCTCAGGCAATGTCTATGTTGCCGATACTGATAATCAGCGCATCCAGAAGTTTGATAGCAATGGTTACTATCTTACTCAATGGGGTTCCTCTGGAAACGGGAATGGACAATTCAGGTCTCCAAAAGGTATTGCTGTAGATTCTTCTGGGAATGTTTATATTGCAGATGAGTCGAATCATCGTATTCAGAAGTTCGACAGTAAAGGTAACTTCATTACTACATGGGGCTCTTACGGAAGTGGGAATGGACAATTCAAGTATCCGTCTGATGTTGCTGTAGATTACTCAGGCAATGTTTATGTTGCCGATAGTTACAATGATCGCATTCAGAAGTTTGCTCCACCAATATTACCAATTCCTACAGCAAAGTTCAGCAGTGATATTACTCAAGGGTATGCTCCACTTAAAGTGAAATTTACTGATATGAGTACCAACAGTCCAACTTCATGGAAGTGGACTTTCGGAGACGGGAATACCTCAACCAAGCAGAATCCTACATACACATACAGTAAAGCAGGAAAATATACTGTTAGCTTAATGGTAAAGAATGCTGCAGGCAGCAACACGACAACAAAAACAAATTATATCACCGTCAAATCGGCTATTGTAAAGCCTGTTGCTGAATTTTCTGCAACTCCAACCTCTGGGAAAATTCCATTGACAGTAAAATTCACAGATAAAAGTACAGGAACGCCGACTAAATGGAAATGGACTTTTGGTGACGGAAACACTTCAACAAAACAGAATCCAACTTATAAGTATTCAAAAACAGGAAAATATACAGTGACACTTACAGTTACCAACGCAGCAGGTAGTAATACGGTAACAAAAACGAATTATATCACAATAGTAGCAAAACCCGTTGCTGCATTTTCCGCATCTCCAACGTCCGGGAAAGTACCATTAACAGTAAAATTCACAGATAAAAGTACAGGCTATCCAGCTTCCTGGAAATGGACTTTTGGAGATGGGAGCACTTCAACAGTTCAGAACCCAACGCATAAGTATGCCAAAACCGGAAAATATACTGTTAGTTTAACAGTAAAGAATGTTATTGGAAGTAACACTAAAACTATCTCTAACTATATTACAGTAAAGTAA
- a CDS encoding indole-3-glycerol-phosphate synthase yields MHASILHILNTTKTRIQALGPQTCREGLDMGFEKRDFISAVADAKADGKVPVIAEVKPASPGRAFRDILPGTAAELAWEMEEAGAVAVSVLTEPLVFRGSLENLDSVRNTVCLPVLRKDFIIDRKQLDEVQSDLVLLIAGILGEELGVFVELAIEKGFEPLVEVHNKQELDLALKTAARVIGINNRDLETLKIDLGTTEELAPIIRECDLDHGTRHLIISESGMNSVLDVRRVIQAGADAVLIGSALMESNSVFDKTKEFVQSAGWR; encoded by the coding sequence ATGCACGCTTCAATTCTCCATATCCTCAATACAACAAAAACCCGTATCCAGGCTCTGGGGCCTCAGACCTGCCGTGAAGGCCTGGATATGGGATTTGAGAAAAGGGACTTTATCTCGGCTGTGGCAGATGCAAAAGCCGACGGGAAGGTGCCTGTAATTGCAGAGGTCAAGCCCGCGTCACCAGGGAGAGCTTTCAGAGATATTCTGCCTGGAACGGCTGCCGAGCTTGCATGGGAGATGGAAGAAGCCGGAGCTGTTGCAGTTTCGGTCCTGACCGAGCCTCTGGTATTCAGGGGATCACTTGAAAACCTGGATTCCGTGCGAAATACGGTTTGTTTACCTGTCCTGAGGAAAGATTTCATTATTGACAGGAAGCAGCTTGATGAAGTTCAAAGTGACCTTGTACTGCTGATCGCAGGTATCCTTGGGGAAGAACTAGGAGTTTTTGTCGAACTTGCTATTGAAAAGGGATTTGAACCTCTTGTAGAGGTCCATAACAAGCAAGAACTCGATTTAGCTCTTAAAACCGCTGCAAGAGTTATAGGAATTAATAACCGGGACTTAGAGACGCTTAAAATCGATCTCGGAACCACAGAAGAGCTGGCTCCTATTATCCGGGAGTGCGACCTTGATCACGGAACCAGGCATCTTATAATAAGCGAAAGCGGGATGAACAGCGTACTGGATGTCAGACGGGTAATTCAGGCAGGTGCTGATGCCGTGCTGATAGGTTCCGCACTTATGGAAAGTAATTCGGTTTTTGATAAAACAAAAGAATTTGTCCAGAGCGCTGGTTGGCGTTAA
- the trpA gene encoding tryptophan synthase subunit alpha yields the protein MERQKISEKFSELRERKEGALICYVMAGDPSAKKTEEIVKALVNGGADIIELGFPFSDPVADGPTIQVAGQRALSAGMDTQRYFELIKTLDVGIPLVCMTYYNPVFRYGVEKFVEKAADAGISGLIVPDIPVEEAADLKSSCEKHGLDLIFLIAPTTTEGRVRKILERGSGFLYLVSRLGVTGAREDVSSSTRELLSRVETGLPKAVGFGISTGKQAAEVREAGADAVIVGSAFVKIIEEGKDVNERLEALASELKSGIRRAS from the coding sequence ATGGAGAGACAAAAAATCTCCGAAAAATTCTCCGAACTCAGGGAGAGAAAAGAAGGAGCCCTGATCTGTTACGTAATGGCAGGAGATCCGTCTGCAAAAAAAACCGAGGAAATTGTAAAAGCTCTGGTAAACGGAGGTGCAGATATTATAGAACTCGGTTTTCCTTTTTCGGACCCTGTAGCGGATGGCCCGACAATCCAGGTGGCAGGCCAGAGGGCACTTTCCGCAGGCATGGATACACAGCGCTATTTTGAGCTTATTAAAACCCTGGATGTTGGGATTCCACTTGTTTGCATGACCTATTATAACCCTGTATTCAGGTACGGAGTGGAAAAATTTGTAGAAAAAGCTGCAGATGCCGGAATAAGCGGACTGATAGTACCCGATATCCCTGTAGAAGAAGCGGCTGACCTGAAAAGTAGCTGCGAAAAGCACGGGCTTGACCTGATTTTCCTAATTGCACCCACAACAACCGAGGGAAGGGTCCGAAAGATCCTGGAGAGAGGTTCTGGTTTCCTTTACCTTGTCTCAAGGCTTGGGGTCACAGGAGCCAGGGAAGATGTCTCGTCTTCTACCAGAGAGCTACTTTCCAGAGTAGAAACCGGGCTTCCTAAGGCTGTGGGATTCGGGATTTCAACAGGAAAACAGGCTGCAGAAGTTAGAGAAGCAGGAGCGGATGCTGTCATAGTCGGTTCGGCTTTTGTTAAGATTATAGAGGAAGGAAAAGACGTAAACGAAAGGCTTGAAGCCCTTGCAAGTGAACTAAAATCCGGAATCAGAAGAGCCAGTTGA